A single genomic interval of Mucilaginibacter boryungensis harbors:
- a CDS encoding GNAT family N-acetyltransferase: MHFRLATFEDIPELQDLIALSVRGLSAGYYTPRQIESAIEYVFGVDSQLIADGTYYLLELDDTIAACGGWSKRNTLYGGNQYKEQEDPLLNPAIDAARIRAFFVHPDYARRGIGRQLINHCEQAAQNAGFKTFELGATLPGVPLYEAMGYNVVERVDVPMPDGETLGIVKMRKAV, translated from the coding sequence ATGCACTTCCGCCTGGCTACATTTGAAGATATTCCCGAACTACAAGACCTGATCGCTTTATCCGTTCGCGGGTTAAGCGCGGGGTATTACACGCCCCGGCAAATTGAAAGCGCGATTGAATATGTTTTTGGGGTGGATAGTCAGCTTATAGCCGATGGCACTTATTACCTGCTGGAGCTTGACGATACCATTGCAGCCTGCGGCGGCTGGAGTAAACGCAATACGCTTTACGGCGGTAATCAATATAAAGAGCAGGAAGACCCGCTGCTTAACCCGGCTATAGACGCCGCCCGCATCCGCGCTTTTTTTGTACATCCTGATTATGCGCGCCGTGGTATAGGCCGGCAGTTAATAAACCATTGCGAACAGGCCGCCCAAAACGCAGGCTTTAAAACTTTTGAATTAGGCGCTACCCTGCCGGGCGTACCGTTATATGAAGCGATGGGCTATAACGTTGTCGAACGTGTCGACGTTCCCATGCCTGACGGCGAAACGCTGGGGATTGTGAAGATGCGGAAGGCGGTGTAA
- a CDS encoding TIGR02757 family protein — protein MIENLKAFLDAKVAQYNQPGFIANDPISIPHMFTKKQDIEIMGFWAATLAWGQRVTIINKCKELIALMDGAPYDFIMNHQEPDLKKLLKFKHRTFNDIDTLYFIAFFRYHYENHQSLQDAFVPKPPGPLKREQANQTPPLGGRGVEDCLNHFRNYFFSLPDYPHRTKKHVSSPSQKSTCKRLNMFLRWMVRKDGNGVDFGIWDQIKMYDLIIPCDLHVDRVARKLNLIQRKQTDWQTAVELTGRLREFDPADPVKYDFALFGLGIEERF, from the coding sequence ATGATAGAAAACCTCAAAGCCTTCCTCGACGCCAAAGTAGCCCAATACAACCAGCCCGGGTTTATCGCTAACGATCCCATCTCTATCCCGCATATGTTTACTAAAAAGCAGGATATCGAGATCATGGGATTTTGGGCGGCTACACTGGCCTGGGGGCAGCGGGTAACTATCATCAATAAGTGTAAAGAACTGATTGCCCTGATGGATGGTGCGCCGTATGATTTCATCATGAACCACCAGGAGCCCGATCTTAAAAAGCTGCTAAAATTCAAACACCGCACTTTTAACGATATCGATACGCTGTACTTTATCGCGTTCTTCAGGTATCATTATGAAAACCATCAATCGCTGCAAGATGCGTTTGTACCAAAGCCCCCCGGCCCCCTAAAGCGGGAGCAAGCAAATCAAACTCCCCCTTTAGGGGGCCGGGGGGTAGAAGATTGCTTAAATCACTTTCGCAACTACTTCTTCTCCTTACCCGATTATCCGCACCGTACTAAAAAGCATGTTTCCTCGCCTTCGCAAAAATCAACCTGTAAGCGGCTGAATATGTTCCTTCGGTGGATGGTGCGCAAGGATGGTAATGGTGTCGATTTTGGTATTTGGGACCAGATAAAAATGTACGATCTTATCATCCCCTGCGATCTACATGTCGACCGTGTGGCCCGCAAATTAAATCTTATCCAAAGAAAGCAAACAGACTGGCAAACTGCGGTAGAATTAACCGGGCGTTTGCGCGAGTTCGATCCTGCCGATCCGGTGAAATATGACTTCGCCCTGTTCGGATTGGGCATTGAGGAGCGTTTTTAA
- a CDS encoding cystathionine gamma-synthase has translation MKFATKAIHAGQEPDPSTGAVMTPIYQTSTYWQKSPGDNKGFEYSRGTNPTRKALEDCLAALENAKYGLAFSSGMGATDAVMKLLAPGDEVITGNDLYGGSYRIFTKIFANYGIKFHFLDLSDPEIIRQYTNEKTKLVWIETPTNPTMQIVDIEAIGKITKEKNLMLVVDNTFASPYLQNPMDLGATIVMHSVTKYIGGHSDVVMGALMLNDEELYKRLWFIYNACGATPGPMDSFLVLRGIKTLHLRMKAHCENGRVIAEYLRNHPKVDKIYWPGFTDHPNHEIAKKQMRDFGGMISITLKGADLAETFRIAGSFKVFTLAESLGGVESLMNHPVSMTHGSIPKEVREAVGVTDNLLRLSVGVEDVEDLLADLKQALA, from the coding sequence ATGAAATTCGCAACTAAAGCAATCCACGCAGGGCAGGAGCCCGACCCCTCAACCGGGGCGGTGATGACACCGATATACCAAACATCAACCTATTGGCAAAAATCGCCGGGGGATAATAAGGGTTTTGAATATTCGCGCGGTACCAACCCCACCCGCAAGGCGCTTGAAGATTGCTTGGCCGCTTTAGAGAACGCTAAATACGGACTGGCTTTTTCAAGCGGTATGGGCGCTACCGATGCGGTGATGAAACTGTTGGCCCCGGGTGATGAAGTAATTACCGGTAACGATTTGTATGGCGGCTCGTACCGTATCTTCACCAAGATCTTTGCTAACTACGGTATCAAGTTCCATTTTTTGGATCTTTCCGATCCGGAGATCATCCGCCAGTATACTAACGAAAAGACGAAACTGGTTTGGATAGAAACGCCTACCAATCCTACTATGCAGATAGTAGATATTGAAGCCATCGGGAAGATCACTAAAGAGAAAAACCTGATGCTGGTGGTTGATAACACCTTTGCTTCACCATACCTGCAAAACCCGATGGACTTGGGCGCTACCATTGTAATGCATTCGGTTACCAAATATATTGGCGGCCATAGCGATGTGGTAATGGGCGCGCTGATGCTGAACGACGAGGAACTATACAAACGCCTGTGGTTCATTTATAATGCCTGCGGTGCTACACCCGGCCCGATGGATAGCTTTCTGGTGCTGCGGGGTATTAAAACCCTGCACCTGCGTATGAAGGCCCATTGCGAAAACGGGCGCGTTATAGCCGAATACCTGCGTAACCACCCCAAAGTAGATAAAATATACTGGCCCGGTTTTACGGATCATCCTAACCACGAGATCGCCAAAAAGCAAATGCGCGATTTCGGCGGTATGATCTCTATTACCCTGAAAGGCGCCGACCTTGCTGAAACCTTCCGCATAGCCGGTTCATTCAAAGTATTTACCCTGGCCGAATCATTAGGCGGGGTTGAATCGCTGATGAACCACCCGGTTAGCATGACCCACGGTTCTATCCCCAAAGAGGTACGCGAAGCCGTTGGTGTAACTGATAACCTGCTGCGCCTGAGCGTTGGGGTAGAGGATGTGGAAGACCTGCTGGCTGATTTGAAACAAGCGCTGGCTTAA